The genomic DNA TGCTGTTGCATGCGCTGGCATGCTTGTTTGTGTTCGAACTTAGTGCGTTGCGCTAAAAGATAATTAGTGTCGTAACTCACCACATTTTGTGCAACGCAACGGCGCACATGTTCGGAGTTGAAGTTGTGGTTGTGTGTTTGATGTTTGATGGCTTTGTTTTCAAACATTTCTAAGCTTTTCAAGAGGATTTTAGTGATTTACAAGTATTTCAGCAGTGTTGTTTCATTTTATTGTTTCTCTAAAATCTTAAGGACAGTATTATATGAAGTTTGACTATAAAAATCATAGAAAAAACAATCATTTAGAAATATAAGTAGCTCAGGACACCGTGAAAAGCTTCATAAAAGCTGCTAAAACTCTATCCAATTATATTTTCCTGTTTTTGGATGGACTATAGAGATATATAATATGCCATATAGACCCGCTCAAAACAGTTGagaagtaaacatttttattggtattttttgagttttttggtgcacttaaaatataataaatataaatatccatATTGGAGCTTCATCGTCCACTGTTAGGGACTCTTCATTCAAGATCCGACTGTGTACTATATTCGACGAAAAGTCAGTGTTTGTTAATGTTTGAGAAATGAGATAACAGGTACTTTCTCTTGTAGAAAGATAGACAGTTTCGTTGGGGAATATATTTCGCATTCCTTGTATGCGGTTTGCCAAGAGATGGagtaactttattattattccaGTGTTCCAATATTCCGAACATGCGTTGGAAATCTATTGCCCTTAAGATTTTCTTTCagtataataaatttcatttatttgaagcctaaaaaacaatgattatttttcacttaaatatgtCGACAGCCcttaattttttagtaattagaggctaaactaaaatatattaaatatagaataacaaataaaatttgttttgttcgTGCTTTGACCAAATGCTGTCGAATGTGGCcacataaaaattgtataagaaTATAGGCCTAATATTTAGCAAAGAGGCTAATGTCATCATACCGTTATAATAATTAGCACTTTGTGAGCGTAGTAAagataaagtaaaattattatttatttttttcctccctcattaaaattataattttctgaCATATGTAATACTCATTTATATTAGTATCGCTTACTCTCTtagttgtatttttaaatacacacTAGAATATGATCCATGACGTATATTAGATAGATGATAAGCAATTAATTTATTAGCTTTATCTAAGTAATATCAAGAAAACTGTTGCAATtcgttaaatattatttgccaTCAGTCATTTTGCAGCAGCTGAGTGGAACAGCAGTTCGAGGCGTTTATAGAAAAGATGCAGAAATTGTTAATggaattttttgcataatctttgttatcttttcaaatatattttctttaaaactgtTCACATTTTTCGCAATGAACGCTTCGGAATATGTTATTGGAGGCCTGGCTGCCATGGGTGCAACAACGTTCACCAATCCAATCGATGTAAaactcgaaataaaaaattaaaataaatagtaaataacTGTTAATTTTTTGCGAAGGTCATCAAAACACGCATCCAGTTACAAGGAGAGCTGGCGGCGCGTGGTACCTATATTGTGCCGTACAAGGGTATTTTGCACGGTATGGTCACGGTGGTACGTAACGATGGTTGGACGGGTTTGCAAAAGGGGCTGGTGCCGACCATGTACTTCCAGTTCATCGTAAATGGCATAAGGTGGGTAATTTAAATtggttatatttaaataaattaattatactaTATTTGTTGAAACTAGTTTGATACTAGTTTTTCGATACTAGTTTCTTTTTGAAACTAGTTAGTTTGAGTTTAGTTTAAAATactgaatttttcataaatattttctatagaTTGGGCATTTATACCAGCGCTGCGAATATAGGTTGGACACGCCATAAAAATGGTGAAGAGTCTTTCGGCTTGAGCCTCTTCTGGGGTGCCGCCGGTGGTGCGGTGGGCGCATACTTTTCCAGTCCATTTTTCTTGGtttgtataaaaacaacaaatatttagcTAGCACTCGCAGACTTCCTCATAATATGCCGAATGTCAGACGCTCTTAAAATCTAGATAACTAATCACAGATAACAAGACATAATATTAGCTTTGATTAGATAATCGTTTGATAACTGGAAAGCTGCGAGttactcatttatttatttaataagtgtGCGAAATTAATATGACATTCCATATATCTGTATGTTATACCCCGCAGATAAAAACTCAACTACAATCGCGTGCATCGAAGCAAGTCGCTGTCGGCTATCAGCACAAACACACGGGCATGTTTTCGGCGCTACGCACCATCTATCGACAGGGCGGTATCTCTGGTTTATGGCGCGGCTCTACAGCTTCCATTACGCGCACTTCACTCGGCTCCGGTGCTCAATTGGCAACATTCGGTTCGATCAAGTCTTTTCTGCGCGAACACAATCTGATCGTACAGCCAGCCTTGAATTCGCTCTGTGGTGGTTTCATTGCCGGTTGTTTTGTAACTGTGGCTATGACGCCGGCTGATGTTATGATGACACGTATCTACAATCAGGGTTTGGATGCGTATGGTAAGGGTCTCTTGTATAAGGGTTGGTTGGATTGTTTTACGAAGACCGCTCGCGCTGAAGGCCTTTATGGACTGTATAAAGGTTTTTGGGCGAATTATGTGCGCTTAGTGCCGCACTCGGCACTGGTGTTGCTCTTCTTCGATGAACTTATGACGCTCAAAAATAGTTTAGGTATTACATTTTAGTGTGTTTGTAGAATGTAAAAAAGTGGACAAATAAAGTAATCTCATTAACAAATTTTGTATGGTAATATGAGATAATTTTTTCTGATTCCAAAAGTCTGAGAAGTTATCATCCAGATTTGGAggcaataactttttattttggaGCCTTGCTCCGAAGTCATCTAGGAAAGTCTAATTAACTGCGGAAGGAATTATATGAGTTACTGATACTTGGAGTGAAAATATATAATGGATAACTCGAGATATCGAAAATGTGCAAATAAAAGCAGTTTTTGCGCTCTAGCAGTTCGGCTGGTCCAGGTCGATAAACACTTTAATAGAAAATCGTTAGTCAGTTATTGAAAGATCCTTGATCTAAATGAAAACGTAGTCCGTTAAGGCAAGTAATACCGATTATTCGCTTATTAAGAAGCAGAAAATAAGGCTAAAGCAAACAGACTGTAAAAAGCCCGAAAGTTTTCTAAAACAGTTCATTATACactaaacagggtatatcaagtttgccacgatgtttgtaataccccAAAGAAAATGGCAGAGGccatataaagtgtatatataaataatcagcgtatCGCGCTGAGTCGATTTCGTCATGTccggctgtctgtccgtccgtctgcccgtctgttgatctgtctgtatatatgcgaactaggcTCTCcggttttgagatatcaatctgaaatttggcTTACGCAATTTTCTCACTAagacgctgctcatttgtagcaacggccgatatcggaccactatagcatatagctgtcatacaaactgaacgatcaaaatcaaattcttgtaagaaatattttgtatttgtgaagggtattatagtttcagtgCAACGGAAGTTGAGGTTTTTTCTTTTCATGTCTTGGAGCTAGTTGCTTGCTCGTTCGGAacacacttgcaacatgttgtgctGTAACGTgttgtatgcaaaaaaaaatccacaacaAATATTTGCCAGCCGGCGTTTTGGACCGATGAActtgttttgtttacattttagtaGACGCCGCTTTGGCATATTTGGCGCAGCCACTCAACACGCTGCTGTGGTGAGTTTCACTTGCACCCTCACACTAACGCACAGCTATACGCACATGCGCTGGCAACATTGAACGCGCACGGTTTTACCTGTCGCTTGAAGATCGCCGAGATATCCCATGGATTTAGTCAAAAATGCTGTTACTTCTGATCTCGCTTGCGCCGGTTTAGCTGAACGACAGGTATTGATAAGTGGCATTTTCACGAGCGCGCACCTACAACAAACACATGTGTGGATACAGTTACACTTGCAGCGCATGCTTGGGTAGTCATGGTCAGTCAATTGGGTTTTCCCATGCTCAGATGTTGCAAGAAGTGTGAGGGCATTAttttgaatgtgtgtgtttgtgacaATAACAAGGCTCATAGGGTCAACTACAAATAAGGCGGAGGAGCGCACTTTGTCGTCCTGTGTGCATTTCATGGTTATCACAGTTACGGTCTATTTTATTTggtcttttttttcatttttctgaatttttttcaaatttttttttgtttttcgattGGGCAAGCGACGATATTTTCCTTTCAGTTATTActtacaaatttattaccattcaAAATcagtttacaaaaacaataagcgTAACAATAGGAATATACACATGCCACAttctttttcttactttttttatgaaatttttttttaacaaaatttgttttttctttacattttcatgtgttgttgttgcgttttaTGCCGATTATCCTGTTTCGTTGTGCCACATCAATTTGTTTGGCTTGCCTGTGACGTTTCTAAGAGGAATCTACTTGAATTACCGGCAGGAGGTTCATTGTTCAGATTCAATACGCTTGTCATTTTTGCCTCGAAACAAAGCAAACCACACAAGTGCCGGATTGGATGTACCGAGAACAAGTAGAATATGCAACTAAATTCGGATAtatctacttatatatttacacatgtgTGTATCTGTGTGTCTCAAGCGTATTGCGTGAGCCGCTAATGGGAAAAAGGTTGATCTTTGTATTGGTTATATCCTTTAAGGCGAACGGCTTTAAAAGGATTCTAAGTAATCGGCAGATAAAAGCGGGGCACTGTTGATTCACACATTGTTTAGAAATAAAAGCGGAGTGTGCTTGCGAGCGCATGATTGACCAAGAGCCATTTCTTTATGTGGGTTTACCATTTAAGTGAATTGTCAGCATAAATTcagaaaacaaaactaaaatgctttcaattaaaataagcGATCTTATTGTGGGCATGCGCTACCGTCGATCTTAAAAGTGTGactgattttttttgcaattttttgttttcttttaatgtagAAAttcatgaaattgaaaattattaaattttctggtAATCTGTAGAATTTACCACATTTTTTGTGCAGTATCTTGTGAAGAATGTTTTCAGTTAACAGGGTATAGCGCCATCTATAGGTAAGCAGTTTAGGGACTGAttaatatatagcaatttatatgtgcaaaaaaattacagaatatTCTTTTTCAGCGAATTCTATAGTATCCTATATTTATAGAATCTCGTTTGTGCATTCTAAAATCTATTTGAAACAAGAAACAAGAATCCTCAATCTAACAGTTATGAAGCATGAAGCGAAAGTGAATGATAAACTGTCTTTGTGACTGACAAGATAACCAACTATCCAACATTTTCAGACGTAATTAGTCAAAGCTTTCGATCGCGTTTATAATTTGGTTTAGCTTGACAATTTGATCAAAATTGAGCCGAACTGGTccatataaatcaataaatttgtttactagatgttcgtgtgaagttagATCTAAAACTAGTCAGTTAGTGTTtatttggcagctgtttgcttATAACGCGAAAGATTTGTCAGTCGATTTTTATCATGGAAAACATGAACAAGGAATtggttgaaattttgtgtttccaaggAAATCACGACTACGgcattattgaaaataatgcaGAAGGGTGTTTtgaagtctactttatcacgaaggTAGGtgtttgagtggcacaaagcattcagtgaagctTGTGAAGTCATTGAAAACTTGACTCAGGCGAGTTGTCCATCCATTTctcttaatgacgataacatcgaaaatgttaaagaaacagtgcttgaaactTTACATGTTGACATCAGAGAAATAGCAGAGGGTCTTAACTTTTCTCATGCATCAACtcattttgtttaatgttttagatatgaagcgtgtcaatgttaGACTCGACGTCGAGTAGAGTTCACAAAAGATATGATTGGCAACGTAGCTGAAGACCCTAAGTTCATCAAttgcatcattactggtgacgagacgttgGCTTATGTAATCCAAAATTCATAGAAGGCCTTGCCAGCAGAGGCttataagaagaagaaaattgcATTAAGAGTTGGCttaggagcctattttgaaggtgaTAATAGAGATGTacatgaaaatgtagttttttttacaGTACGagtcatatttgatcagatggcaTGTTGAGTATCTAACATTTATTTTCGCTCCATATTGTTTCAAAACTACCTATAATTAGAATAACACTTTGAGATTAGTATcgcttttatgaaaaatttcccCCACTTTTgtcttcaacacatttttggtGCACAATTcttgaaaaatatcaaattatgtTGAATCTATTAGATGACTGGAATTGTTCAAGCTATGAACTGATCTTTGACTAGACTTTATTCAGGTAAAAGCAACGCGGATATGGTTAAGGAACACACAAATGctcaaataaaaagaaatttcatcAGCAAATCGACCTAACCATTTATAACATTACGCAATTTCGTATTTAATTACACACAAACATTTCACAACAAATAAAGCACTATACGACAAGTAAATCCTTTGCTAAGGACGCTGGCAATGCTCGGTGCTGTAACTCAGTTCAGCAATTAACGAACCTGTTGAATGAAACTAATGGGCACGTTACACCTCTGCTATATGAGTACTTCATTCATTGCTTATTCACTTGCATGctctttttttcaaattccttAAAGTACCTACAAGAAATCGCATTGTGTTGGGCGTAATCCTTTTGCATCAATTTTCACACAGTTCCACAAGAACTTGCAAGACTGAGTacaattattttctttgtttttttttctcttttcctataaattttacatacatgtatatgtagttagatttgtttgcttttgtgtaGCGTTTCCTTCAAATTTGTGTGGCACGATCAGTGTAACAGAATTTCAGTGGTTGCCAGATCACTTCGTTCCTCGAACTCGATTCCTCTTAGAACGGAGCTGAATTGATTGCAAGCG from Bactrocera oleae isolate idBacOlea1 chromosome 3, idBacOlea1, whole genome shotgun sequence includes the following:
- the LOC106615241 gene encoding solute carrier family 25 member 35 — translated: MNASEYVIGGLAAMGATTFTNPIDVIKTRIQLQGELAARGTYIVPYKGILHGMVTVVRNDGWTGLQKGLVPTMYFQFIVNGIRLGIYTSAANIGWTRHKNGEESFGLSLFWGAAGGAVGAYFSSPFFLIKTQLQSRASKQVAVGYQHKHTGMFSALRTIYRQGGISGLWRGSTASITRTSLGSGAQLATFGSIKSFLREHNLIVQPALNSLCGGFIAGCFVTVAMTPADVMMTRIYNQGLDAYGKGLLYKGWLDCFTKTARAEGLYGLYKGFWANYVRLVPHSALVLLFFDELMTLKNSLGITF